From uncultured Pseudodesulfovibrio sp.:
CGGCTGGAATCAAGACAGTCTTTATCAACCAGAGTTTTTTGGGTGCTGAACGAAAGAGCGCGGGTAGACCGGGCGAAAAATTTACGCAATGGCTTTTTGAATACCTGCCAGATGACACCCATGCCGGATATCTTTTGGCAAAAAAACTCATAGAAAAGGCCTCCAAGCGCGGAATGATTGATGCCGATGGCATGATCAACATTATTGCCGTGAGCGGGCATGAGACTTCACCTGCATCTCTTCTTCGGGAAGAAGGATTACGGGAAGCATTGGCAGAATTTCCGAATGCTCGGTTGCGTCAGATAATTCATGCAGGGTGGAAGCCGGATAGAGCCAGGGAATTGAGTCAGAGGTTATTGCGGCGATATCCCGATACTTCAGTTGTTTGGTCTGCCAGCGATGCCATGGGGGCTGGTGTCGCCGAAGGTGTCCGTGAATTGGGAAAGAACCCCGGATTGGATATCTTGATTGGTGGCGTGGACTGGACACAGCGTGCTCAGGAGTTGATTGAAAAAGGTGATTTTACCGTTTCGGTGGGCGGGCATTTTATGGATGGAGCATGGGCGCTGGTCATGATGTATGACGCCATGCACGGCATTGCCGTTCCCCGAGCCAGTCAGTCCCATTTTTCCAGTCTGACTGCTCGTAATATCTTCGAATATAGAAAGCATTTTGGTGTCAGTGACTGGCGAAAAATAGATTTCACCAAATTTTCAAAATCTCTCAATCCAACGCTTGAGTATTATGACTTTGGACTTGAAGCGGTCCTTGACCAAATGGAGGCTCTCCAATGAACAGATTGAAATATTTTGTCCTTTTTGCAGCGTTGTTGCTTTATGTAGTCCCTGCGCGTGCAGAAAGAATGACAGTCACGGTGTCCATTGCACCTTTAAAGTACTTTGTTGAATCAATAGGTGGAGATCTGGTTGAAGTCGAGGTCATGGTTTCGCCCGGCGCCAGCCCAGCCACCTATGAGCCGAAGCCCCG
This genomic window contains:
- a CDS encoding ABC transporter substrate-binding protein gives rise to the protein MASDKVSVAFLNPAAQGDVFFQLLTDFMQAAADDLGFDLDVYYGGRNHVLIDENVKTLFSRDTLPQYIIGMNARGAGEPLLAQAEAAGIKTVFINQSFLGAERKSAGRPGEKFTQWLFEYLPDDTHAGYLLAKKLIEKASKRGMIDADGMINIIAVSGHETSPASLLREEGLREALAEFPNARLRQIIHAGWKPDRARELSQRLLRRYPDTSVVWSASDAMGAGVAEGVRELGKNPGLDILIGGVDWTQRAQELIEKGDFTVSVGGHFMDGAWALVMMYDAMHGIAVPRASQSHFSSLTARNIFEYRKHFGVSDWRKIDFTKFSKSLNPTLEYYDFGLEAVLDQMEALQ